The genomic DNA TGAGACTTGTAAAGAGATTTTTATTTTTTAGCGCATCTTCTTTAAGTTTGTTTATTACCTCATTTTGCTCTTCAGCGTATAACTTATGTAAAGTTTGCAGATTTTTAATTTGTTGTTCTTTTTCATCTTTAGTAGCTCTGATTACTTCACCGGGAAGTACTGTTGGAGAGCCTTTTGATGAAAGAAAAGTATTCACACCAATAATTGGAAATTCTCCGGTATGCTTTAAAGTTTCATAATACAGGCTTTCTTCCTGAATTTTTCCTCTTTGATACATGGTCTCCATAGCTCCTAATACTCCACCTCTTTCTGTAATTCTGTCAAATTCTAAAAGAACAGCTTTTTCAACTAAATCGGTTAATTCATCAATGATAAAAGATCCCTGAATCGGATTTTCATTTTTAGCCAGGCCTAATTCCTTGTTAATTATTAATTGAATTGCAAGAGCTCTTCTGACGGATTCCTCAGTTGGAGTAGTGATTGCTTCATCATAAGCGTTGGTATGCAGAGAGTTACAGTTGTCAAAAATAGCATAAAGCGCCTGTAAAGTAGTTCTGATATCATTAAAATCAATCTCTTGAGCATGAAGCGATCTGCCACTTGTCTGAATGTGATACTTAAGCATTTGAGAGCGGCTGTCAGCACCGTATTTTTCTTTTAAAGCTTTAGCCCATATTTTTCTGGCAACCCTGCCTATTACAGCATATTCCGGGTCAATACCATTTGAGAAAAAGAAAGAAAGATTCGGAGCAAATTTATTTATATCCATTCCTCTGGAAAGATAATACTCAACATAAGTAAATCCATTGGCAAGTGTAAAAGCCAGCTGAGTGATAGGATTTGCACCAGCCTCTGCAATGTGATATCCTGAAATAGAAACAGAATAAAAATTTCTTACATTATTTTCAATAAAGTAAGATTGCACATCACCCATTAGCTTTAGTGAAAATTCAGTTGAGAAAATACAGGTATTTTGTGCCTGATCTTCTTTTAAGATATCTGCCTGTACGGTTCCGCGAACAGCACTTAAGGTGTTAATCTTTATTTTTTCATACACATCTGCCGGAAGCACTTTGTCTCCGGTAATGCCTAAGAGCATTAGGCCAAGACCATCATTTGTGGGTGGTAAAGTACCTGTATATACCGGTTGTGAGATTCCCTTGTCAGCAAAATACTTTTTCATTTTTTGCTTTACTTCATCTTCCAGTCCATTTTGTTTTATGTAAATCTCGCATTGTTGATCTATGGCGGCATTCATAAAAAAGCCGGTTAATATTGAAGCCGGACCGTTAATGGTCATGGAAACTGAAGTTTTTGGGTCGGCCAGATTAAATCCGGAATATAATTTTTTTGCATCATCCAGACAACAGATAGATACCCCTGAGTTTCCAATTTTTCCGTAAATATCAGGTCTGTGATCCGGATCACGTCCATAAAGAGTTACTGAGTCAAATGCTGTAGAGAGCCTCTTGGCCGGCATGTCAGTACTGACATAATGAAACCTTCTGTTTGTTCTTTCAGGACTTCCTTCTCCGGCAAACATACGGGCAGGATCTTCTCCCTCACGTTTGAATGGGAATACCCCCGCAGTATATGGAAATTTTCCCGGAAAGTTTTCCTGCTTTGCCCATTTGATTCTGTCACCCCAGGATCTGTATTTAGGGGTTGCAATTTTAGGTATGTCAAGCTGAGATAAAGATTTATTATGCGTTTTAACATTAATATCTTTTCCTCTTACCTGATATACATAGGTGTCATTTTTATATCGTTCGTTTTCTTCATCCCAATTTTCCAAAATTTTTCTAACATCCGGGAGCAACTGTTCTTTTAAAGAACTTATCAAATTTTCTATTTCTTTAGTTTGAATTGAATCTTTAGTTCCGTGTTTTTCCAGTAAAGATTGTGTTTCTTCCAGGTGCTGCATTTTTTCAGCAATTTCAGCTTGTTCCCGGGCTTTTGAGTCATAACGATTAATCGTTTCAGCTATCTCAGATAAATAGCGAACTCTGGAAGGTGGAATTATATGAATTTTTTCAGATAACTCTCCTGTAAAAACCATACCTGTATTAAAGGCTTTACCTGTTTTTTGGGTAATACTTTTCATTAGGTTTAGATACAGGTTGTTCATGCCCGGGTCGTTGAATTGAGAAGCAATGGTGCCAAAAACAGGCAGATCGTCCTCATTGGCTTCCCAAAGTCCGTGATTTCTTTTAAATTGCTTTTTAACATCACGCAGAGCATCCATAGCTCCTCTTTTGTCAAATTTGTTTAATGCTACAACATCTGCAAAGTCAAGCATATCAATTTTTTCAAGTTGTGTAGCAGCACCATATTCCGGAGTCATTACATAAAGCGATAAGTCAGAATGGTCTATAATTTCGGTATCAGATTGCCCGATTCCGGAAGTTTCCAGAATAATAAGGTCAAAACCGGCAGATTTTACAATTTGTAAGGCATCTTTTATGTGCTTTGACAATGCCAGATTGCTTTGTCTTGTAGCCAAAGAACGCATGTAAACTCTTGGGTTGTCAATTGCATTCATGCGTATTCTATCGCCTAAAAGTGCTCCCCCGGTTTTTCTTTTGGAAGGGTCAACGGAAATGATAGCTACCGTTTTATCTTCAAAATCTAAAAGAAATCTTCTAACCAATTCATCAACCAAAGAAGATTTCCCTGCTCCACCGGTTCCGGTTATTCCCAGAATTGGGGTGTCAAATTTGCTATTAGCGATTTCAATTTTTTCTTTTAAGCCGGAATAGCTTTCAGGGTTATTTTCTGCAATGGAAATAAGCTTGGCAATCAATAGTTTGTTATCTGTATTCAAAGCTGAAATGTCACTGATTTTATCTTTTCCGGTTGGAAAGTCCGATTGTTTAAGAAGGTCATTTATCATTCCCTGTAAGCCGAGGGTTCTTCCATCATCAGGTGAATAAATACGAGTAATTCCATAATCCTGCAGTTCTTTGACTTCTTCCGGTAGAATTGTTCCGCCACCACCACCGAATAGTTTTACATGTCCTGCGTTTTTTTCTTTCAGCAAATCATGCATGTATTTAAAAAACTCGGTATGTCCTCCCTGATAACTGGTTATCGCGATTGCCTGTGCATCTTCTTGTATAGCGCAATTTACAATCTCAGCGGCAGAGCGGTCATGCCCGAGGTGAATTACTTCAGCCCCTGATGATTGTATAATTCTACGCATAATATTTATGGCGGCATCATGCCCGTCAAACAAAGAGGCAGCTGTTACTATTCTTAATTTATTTACAGGTTTATACACTCCCTCCGTTTTGGGAGTATCTGCTTTTTTATTGATTGTTTGTGTACTCATGAATTTAAATCTTATAATGAATTCAAAACAATGAAACTTCTTGTTTATACACGTTTTGAAAATTAGTCAAAGTTACGAAAAAAAAAGTCCCGATATTTTTCAAAATCGGGACTTTCTTTTCAATTATAACACCAAAGGATTTACTTTAGGAATGCATTCAGCATCCATATATCCTTTTCTTTTCCACTGATATAGGGAGCAATTAAATCTTGTGTACCTTCATCTCCTGCTTTATCAGCTTCTTCAATCACCTCTCTTTCAATTTCCAGTAAAGTATTCATATTGTCTACAACAATTTTAACCATTTCCTTGTCAACTATTATTTTGCCGGCTTCTTTAATTTTAGAAATTTTCAGATAGTCCGATACATTGCTGGTAGGACGAAATCCGAGTGTTAAAATTCTCTCGGCAATTTCATCAATATGGGTTAAAGTTTCAGTATAATAATCTTCAAATTTTTCATGTAATTCAAAGAAGTTTTCACCCGTAATGTTCCAGTGGAAATTTCTTAGATTTTGGTAGTAAATGTGATAATTAGCTAATAAAACATTCATTTTATCAGCTACTTTTTCCGCTTTCTTTTTTTCTAATCCAATTTTACTCATAGATTTTCATTTTGATTAAGTAATACAACTTATTTAACAGATTAAGCTTAAATTAGTTCAGTTAAATAAAAGTTATATTTTAATAATATTACATCATAATAAACTAAATTTGCGTTTGAGTGAACAAGCTTTTAAATTACAGTATAAACAGAGCAGCTATGTATAAATATTGGAAAATTTTCTTTGTAAACATTTTACTGGTTGGGATAGGACTATCCATGGTATCTTGTGAGAAGTATCGAATGAATCGGGATAAATCAATTGCATCTGACAATGTATTGGCAGAAACGAGCATGCTTGATTTATTTTATGTTGCCGATCGCTTTATTAGAATGGAGCTGGACACGGTAGTGCCTCCTTCAAGCGGTGTTTGCCCGGTTCGTACAGTAGAGATGACTTCCGGTGGCTATCCGATTATCATTACGGTTGATTATGCCGGCGGTTGTGAAGACCAGTTTGGCGTGAACAGAAGCGGTCAATTGAGAATTGTACTTACCGGTCCTTATAAAGAAGCTCCGACGAGTGTGACTGTAAGTACTATTGATTATAGTGTTAATAACTTTGATGTTGATGGTGAGATAGTTATCGGGCAAAGGGTAATCTCAGCAGGCCAAAATCAACGTTTTCAGGTAAATATTCCGGAATTGAATATAAATCTGAATAATGGAAGTGTAATAAACTGGAATGGAAATTATACTTTTGAATGGGTTAGAGGCGACGAAACACCCGGTTTTATATTTGATGATGAATACAAAATTACCGGAAGTTCTTCAGGCACTAACAGAGATGATTATGAATACACAGCCAAAATAGAAGAGCCTTTATATTACACTATGGGCTGCCGCTGGGTTCATACCGGCAAAACTGAAATCAGACCAACTGACTTCAAGAAAAGAACCATAGATTTTGGAGAGGGAAATTGTGATAATAAGGCAGAGTTAAAAATCGGGAATCGAAACTATACTTTATCATTAAGGTAGTTTTAAAAACCACTTATTTATCAAACTT from Chitinophagaceae bacterium includes the following:
- a CDS encoding methylmalonyl-CoA mutase encodes the protein MSTQTINKKADTPKTEGVYKPVNKLRIVTAASLFDGHDAAINIMRRIIQSSGAEVIHLGHDRSAAEIVNCAIQEDAQAIAITSYQGGHTEFFKYMHDLLKEKNAGHVKLFGGGGGTILPEEVKELQDYGITRIYSPDDGRTLGLQGMINDLLKQSDFPTGKDKISDISALNTDNKLLIAKLISIAENNPESYSGLKEKIEIANSKFDTPILGITGTGGAGKSSLVDELVRRFLLDFEDKTVAIISVDPSKRKTGGALLGDRIRMNAIDNPRVYMRSLATRQSNLALSKHIKDALQIVKSAGFDLIILETSGIGQSDTEIIDHSDLSLYVMTPEYGAATQLEKIDMLDFADVVALNKFDKRGAMDALRDVKKQFKRNHGLWEANEDDLPVFGTIASQFNDPGMNNLYLNLMKSITQKTGKAFNTGMVFTGELSEKIHIIPPSRVRYLSEIAETINRYDSKAREQAEIAEKMQHLEETQSLLEKHGTKDSIQTKEIENLISSLKEQLLPDVRKILENWDEENERYKNDTYVYQVRGKDINVKTHNKSLSQLDIPKIATPKYRSWGDRIKWAKQENFPGKFPYTAGVFPFKREGEDPARMFAGEGSPERTNRRFHYVSTDMPAKRLSTAFDSVTLYGRDPDHRPDIYGKIGNSGVSICCLDDAKKLYSGFNLADPKTSVSMTINGPASILTGFFMNAAIDQQCEIYIKQNGLEDEVKQKMKKYFADKGISQPVYTGTLPPTNDGLGLMLLGITGDKVLPADVYEKIKINTLSAVRGTVQADILKEDQAQNTCIFSTEFSLKLMGDVQSYFIENNVRNFYSVSISGYHIAEAGANPITQLAFTLANGFTYVEYYLSRGMDINKFAPNLSFFFSNGIDPEYAVIGRVARKIWAKALKEKYGADSRSQMLKYHIQTSGRSLHAQEIDFNDIRTTLQALYAIFDNCNSLHTNAYDEAITTPTEESVRRALAIQLIINKELGLAKNENPIQGSFIIDELTDLVEKAVLLEFDRITERGGVLGAMETMYQRGKIQEESLYYETLKHTGEFPIIGVNTFLSSKGSPTVLPGEVIRATKDEKEQQIKNLQTLHKLYAEEQNEVINKLKEDALKNKNLFTSLMNITKYASLGQITKALFEIGGQYRRNM
- a CDS encoding DNA starvation/stationary phase protection protein; this encodes MSKIGLEKKKAEKVADKMNVLLANYHIYYQNLRNFHWNITGENFFELHEKFEDYYTETLTHIDEIAERILTLGFRPTSNVSDYLKISKIKEAGKIIVDKEMVKIVVDNMNTLLEIEREVIEEADKAGDEGTQDLIAPYISGKEKDIWMLNAFLK